TTTCTGTTGAATCGTGCTGATATGAACACAGAAGATGAACAAAATGAAGGAAATGTGCTTTCCTTTATGAAAGGCAGTAAATGAACTAAGAGtgatacatactgtacatcatTTCTTGTAGGAATAAGCGCatcaacaacatttattttaatcacatcataaaatataatactgaTTAACAAATGGTGATTAAACATGGATTAAAATGATATAAGTTGAAGAGGAGACGGTAATGGAGCATAAGAATCCACTACACTTCACTATTATAACTGTAACACCTTCAGTTGATGTTTTGTTGTTCTGTCACTTGTTGCTGGTTAGAACAGATTTATATAGAAGAGATTGATTTTATTGCTTGTTTTATTGGGTCATGTTTGGCAAGGACACAGTTTCGCATTTAAATGAGCTGGCTCCAAAGAAAATTCATATATGAGTTCATGATTTcagacatttgtttttttttgtatgactgAGTAAAGATGATGAAtgagtgaaactcttcccacattgactgcagtgatacggtttctccCCGGTGTGGCTCCTCTCATGTATTTTTAGATAATCTGACCAtttgaatctcttgtcacagtgtgaacacttgtaaggtttttctccagtgtggatcttCTCATGTGATTTCAGATATTGTgaccgactgaatctcttgtcacattTTGAACACTTGAAAGGTTTTTCCTCACTGTGCATTCTCTGGTGCAGTTTCAGATCAGCATCTCTAACAAAAGCCTTCCCACAATCAAAGCACATGTGAACCTTCACACTGTTGTGTCTTTTCTGATGTAATTGTAAAGTACCCGGCTGACTAAAACCCTTTCCACACAAATAACATACGTAAggcttctcctttgtatgaactTTCAGGTGGTCCTTCAGGGCATCTGACCGGAAAAATGTTTTACCGCACTGATCACAGGTAAATGGTCTTTCTCCAGAATGACGACGCAGGTGTACTTTAAAAGTGCATGACtttctgaaactctttccacactgatcacatgcaAACGGCTTCACTCCAGTGTGGATTGTCATGTGTTCACTAAGAGATCCTTTTTTTGTGAAACTCAtcccacattgatcacatgtgtgcggcttctctccagtgtggattttcATGTGTTCATTAAGAGATCCTTTTaatgtgaaactcttcccacattgatcacatgaGTACGGCTTCTCTCCACTATGAAATCTCATGTGAATTTTTAGactgtgtatgtatgtgaatctcttcccgcactgatcacatgagtacggcttctctccagtgtggattctCATGTGACTCTTAAGGTCTCCTTTTCTGATAAAACTCTTcctgcactgatcacatgtgtgcagATTCTTTCCAGTGTGGATTCTCATGTGTTCATTAAAACGTTCTTTCTgtctgaaactcttcccacactgatcacatgagtacggcttctctccagtgtggattttcATGTGTTCATTAAGAGATCCTTTCTGTGTGAAACTtttcccacactgatcacatgtgtatggcttctctccagtgtggattctCATGTGTTTATTAAGGTTTCCTTTCTGTCTGAAACTcctcccgcactgatcacatgagtacggcttctctccagtgtggatcctcatgtgacTCTTAAGGTCTCCTTTTCTCATAAAACTCTTTCCGCATTGATCACACGTGTGCAgattctctccagtgtggattctCATGTGTCTCGACAGGCTTCCTTTTtctgtgaaactcttcccacaatGAGGGCAGGTGAAAGACTTTTGGCTCTTCTTTTCAATAAATTACTCTGTGAGCGACTCAAAGATTTTTCACCAGTTTTTACATGATGTTTCTCCTCCGCTTCACTCAGTTCTTCACTCTCCTCCTCATCTTTCATCAGACCTAAAATTAAAGGGTTAAGAGTTCACAGATTACAGTGCACTGTtaagacatttcaaagggtttttacagtaagttAATGCAATTAAGACTTACAATAGCAAACTGTATCtgatttacagttgcaaactgtactgttttacagtaaattactatAAAGaaatccaattcatcagtatactactgtaattcattcatttgaatatagatttcattagattttattatttttatatagaattcattttagttttactctacataggtactactggcattcaattaaaacagacacaataattacaaaatatcaaattctttatttaaaacattgcatgtataacgcTTAAAAATATAGTCTTCCagtgctggaacagtgcatcttcaccatttctcctgtcttaggacgttttgcagtgcattatgttgtgtcctctggattcatcctcacaaagaatcttggggaaaaaagacaaagagccaaaagacaaacatctgcaaaacccaggtgctgctccaaaacgtggcctccatctttgctcaccatctttgttagtgacagaaatgtcttctctgaaaaacaagaagtagaaatgacacacttttaaaaggcaaacctcatacagaatacacaaacctctcaaaaccatagctgttctcttaccatgaattatcagtctcagggtggctagcgctgctcatgtctttcttgatgcttcattgcagttgcctttaaaacacacacaaaaaaaaatcctaaattcctttaaaaactataacaaactaattccaAAACTagaaaaggcagctagccataaaactagtttaacctagctaacataagcttttattttctcaggctactggccaacattaactactaacacctgaactaaatttcacattagttaacctaatgttaatataagataagcgttgctcgttaaaataattttaatttggtaacaattcaataagctgacaaacgtcgtttgaaacgacagcgcagtttaccatagtaagtTTGTTACTGCCATGTTGACGGGTAAATGTTACTAATGTtaggtaaactggtgtgcaaaaatctgacacaaacacgcagacaaacgtacatatatttttaccttgcttgcagGTCTtatctcgtaaggtgcatcgacacacagcgcagatgttctccaGAGCTCTTCTACTCTCAcgggttcatccccgggaaaAACCCGCGCTTtgtgtcttcctcggacgcgagTGGTGCGGAGCGacgataaaaaacaatatagaatcCATTATATATAtgatctacagtggatgcggacagtaaagtgatgccccggtatatttctgatatACAGATGCACTCCAagcgctcgcgctgtttctgacactaAGTACAAatggattttccaatcattacaagcgatgtaacacatccagtgtagtcagtcccaagctgttgcggcgttaTAGACACAGTGTACAGCAAATCGtgtaaattcaaatgtaagaaataaggaaaataaaacaacctcaatagAATGGTGCCAAAGAGGccgttacagcaaatacagtagtatacagcaatttttttaaatatagtgcGTTCCATTCTGGGACAgttaagataaaaaataaagatggcgtCTGAGAGTTGCAATCGGtggtcagtttgtgtgtaaatgtacatttttgataaatgttttcCACTTTTGATGTCATTTCTAGCGAGAAATTACTATCGCAGTCATTAAATATTCACTTAGTTATCACCAAAGCTCTCTATATTTTGCTGTAGACCATTAAACCGTTACGCTCCGAAATCAGTTTTGTGAGGTGCCTTCGTGCGCAAACGTTGCCTGCAAGTCATTGCCCGACAGGGCAGTGAGGCAACAAGTCAGCTGCATAAGTTTTTGGATGCAGCCATTAGCTGTGTCACAATGTGGAGTGTGTGGACACCGAAGTGTACGGACTTCGAACGCCACGCCTCCGAAGTGCATGAAGGATGCTCCACCTTTGCAGGATTTCCTAATTGTGTCACCAGGGGTTTCGATTAGCACTCTGTCGCATAGCAACCGTGTGAGAAGAGAGCTGCCATCCTGACAGGATAGGTGGAGCCAGAATtgctcatttttgtttttatgttttacgtCATAATGGAGGAGACGGTGATGTACGTAGCTACCTCAAGCTTAGCCAAGACCAAGGCCAGGTAAGTTACACTGGTTTGATGCGTCCTTACTTGCCGGATTACAACTTTAAAAAGCAGGTATTGATTTGGAGCTTACTTGAATAAATGTAACGATACATATGAAAAACTaccaaaatacacacacacacacacaggtttagTTTGCCATCTAAATGGAGACATTCCATAGGTGTAagggtttttatactgtacaaaccgtattttccattgccctacacctaaacctactgTAATGATCAGTCCACTGGAGGCGAGTGTAGtgagaacccaagtgcagttttatttacaaagtgatccaaaatacaaacataatccAAACGGACGAAGACTTGACTTGAAACAGACTTGACATGGCATGAACAGACTTGAATAAACTTGACTTGGCTTGAACAGACTTGACTCACTGACAGCAGGTTACAACATCAATactagtgatgggtcgttcttgaacgattcgttcattttgaacgaatctttaatgtgactcgggaagaacgagtcgtctcagggagtgattcgttcagtctcGCATGCGCAAtatcctataggttctgtactggaattagttcacctgtttcgagtcttcgggtttgagtcgttcgttcttttgtcacatgacgtgacagctttgggcagagaaattagttaatttacaaccttccttacaaacgggtgtatagtcattattattattattattattattatttactcgtacagttatgtgatgcatttctggtctcaaattattgcttttaatttctgtcacgatggttcttttccataatactgaatgtagtaataaagataataaagagttggttatgctttaatttaattgtatttatttttttggagtctaatcttcataaaatacaataccttgttgtatttatgtcttttgagttAACCCTTTAGATTAGACTATAGTGTTACTTACTATAATTTTGTAACAtatgacactttagacattaacactgtgtacacactcttgaattgttttttttattgtttatttttgtgccagaaaaagctttagcaaagaggataactattccaaaatgaattaaaacaatttaaataaaaaatacaagaatattaaaatatactaaagccacagagccagatcataaccttaatattttaaactaacattaattattcatattcaaaatgttatttgctttcactttatgtcattgtgtcctttttgaccaatcttcttatacaaatattagaccaatatgtcaagtctgcctaggaaaaacaattataccagcaaagtcaaaatttgagtaaaaatgaacaaactataagtgctttgtaattttaggcttggattttttttttattatatagttatattatatgtttattgatagacaaagacagtgaaaggacaaatcaatcaatattttatttataacagggttttatttatttataaaaaaaacacagatcctcaagaaacagtaacaaaaacagtgacagaaatgaacagaccatttttatttctaggaaaatgcttcttacacatattttgataattttatgataattcttaaatatgatccaacatacaaaaaatacagttttactttatagtattttactgatctggcaagtggtcacgtgacaaaagaacgaacgacttaaacccgaagactcgggagatgaactaatcaattctctttccggctctgactgcataggttagtgtatgaggctgtcacgtaatgaacgaacgactcaaacccgaagacttgtcagataagaggtgaggtgagctaatcaagacccaggtaaacgatgaattaatcttttctgtttcttatagcattacttgaaaa
The sequence above is a segment of the Onychostoma macrolepis isolate SWU-2019 chromosome 22, ASM1243209v1, whole genome shotgun sequence genome. Coding sequences within it:
- the LOC131530912 gene encoding zinc finger protein 135-like — protein: MRIHTGENLHTCDQCGKSFMRKGDLKSHMRIHTGEKPYSCDQCGRSFRQKGNLNKHMRIHTGEKPYTCDQCGKSFTQKGSLNEHMKIHTGEKPYSCDQCGKSFRQKERFNEHMRIHTGKNLHTCDQCRKSFIRKGDLKSHMRIHTGEKPYSCDQCGKRFTYIHSLKIHMRFHSGEKPYSCDQCGKSFTLKGSLNEHMKIHTGEKPHTCDQCGMSFTKKGSLSEHMTIHTGVKPFACDQCGKSFRKSCTFKVHLRRHSGERPFTCDQCGKTFFRSDALKDHLKVHTKEKPYVCYLCGKGFSQPGTLQLHQKRHNSVKVHMCFDCGKAFVRDADLKLHQRMHSEEKPFKCSKCDKRFSRSQYLKSHEKIHTGEKPYKCSHCDKRFKWSDYLKIHERSHTGEKPYHCSQCGKSFTHSSSLLSHTKKNKCLKS